In Porphyromonas cangingivalis, a genomic segment contains:
- the pdxB gene encoding 4-phosphoerythronate dehydrogenase PdxB produces the protein MKPLKIIAEHSVPYLRGVIESLGEVTYLPSSDFTPEAVRDADWLIVRSITKCSRELLTGSRVRLITTATIGFDHIDTEYCDAAGITWRNAPGCNAEAVGQYFAGVIASLVTETGFYPKGKVLGIVGVGHVGTVVKRYAEAFGMVCLLNDPPRAEREGDEGFVSLEEIASRSDIITLHTPLTKSGAHPTYHLFDKALVARLGRKPVVINACRGGVTDTEALLDGLATGRIDRVIIDCWEGEPHISIALLDRAFIGTPHIAGFSADGKANGARMCVEAGMKFFGIDRPDILSPMSPPAPLHPEIDMSQWSENALFEAILKTFDPRKVDGDLRAGYTDFEYLRKTYDYPREPHAYTLVHATEGQRKAFDRLLP, from the coding sequence ATGAAGCCCCTCAAGATCATTGCCGAACACTCCGTCCCTTACCTCCGTGGGGTGATCGAATCACTGGGGGAGGTCACCTACCTCCCTTCGTCGGACTTTACCCCGGAGGCTGTACGTGATGCCGACTGGCTCATCGTCCGAAGCATCACGAAGTGTTCGCGTGAACTCTTGACCGGCTCTCGTGTACGCCTCATCACGACGGCAACGATAGGCTTCGACCACATCGACACAGAGTACTGCGATGCTGCGGGGATCACGTGGCGCAATGCTCCCGGATGCAACGCCGAAGCCGTGGGGCAGTACTTTGCCGGTGTGATCGCTTCGCTCGTCACCGAGACCGGATTTTACCCCAAGGGGAAGGTGCTCGGCATCGTCGGAGTCGGTCATGTCGGGACGGTGGTGAAGAGGTATGCCGAGGCTTTCGGTATGGTCTGTCTCCTCAACGACCCACCACGAGCGGAGAGAGAGGGAGACGAGGGTTTTGTCTCTCTCGAAGAAATAGCTTCCCGATCCGACATCATCACACTGCACACCCCACTCACCAAGTCGGGGGCGCATCCGACCTATCATCTCTTCGATAAGGCTCTCGTGGCACGCCTTGGGCGCAAACCTGTGGTCATCAACGCCTGCCGTGGTGGCGTGACAGACACCGAGGCTCTTCTGGACGGCTTGGCGACGGGAAGGATCGATAGGGTGATCATCGACTGTTGGGAGGGTGAACCACACATTTCTATTGCATTGCTTGATAGGGCTTTCATCGGCACGCCCCACATCGCGGGCTTCTCTGCTGACGGCAAGGCCAATGGCGCAAGGATGTGCGTCGAGGCAGGGATGAAGTTTTTCGGTATCGACCGACCTGACATCCTCTCGCCGATGTCGCCCCCTGCACCTCTGCACCCCGAGATAGATATGTCTCAGTGGAGCGAAAACGCTCTTTTCGAAGCCATCCTCAAGACCTTCGATCCTCGTAAGGTGGACGGCGATCTGAGAGCAGGCTATACGGACTTCGAGTACCTTCGCAAGACCTACGACTATCCGCGTGAGCCTCACGCCTATACCCTTGTCCATGCGACAGAAGGACAACGCAAGGCCTTCGACCGGCTCTTGCCCTGA